The following proteins are encoded in a genomic region of Nocardioides sp. cx-173:
- a CDS encoding beta-ketoacyl-ACP synthase III — MMSIQTSVGSPYAAILGVGAYRPTRVVPNSEIVAAIESSDEWIQQRSGIKERRIAGPDETVQSMSVAASRVALERAGIDARQIDCVVVATVSHMMQTPAIATAIAHELGTEHAAAFDISAACAGFCHAVGMANDFVRGGSARHVLVIGVERLSDITDFTDRGTAFIFADGAGAVVIGPSETPGIGPVVWGSQGEHFDHIRQVEDWRDVIASDSPVMPHLTMQGNAVFRWAAFSMAKVGQEALDRAGIAPEDLDCFVPHQANMRIIDALARSMKLPDSVEIARDIAEMGNTSAASVPLALERMIADGQAKSGDTALLIAFGAGLAYAAQVVVVP; from the coding sequence CTGATGAGCATCCAGACGAGCGTCGGCTCGCCGTATGCCGCGATCCTGGGCGTCGGGGCCTACCGGCCCACCCGGGTGGTCCCCAACTCCGAGATCGTCGCCGCGATCGAGTCCAGCGACGAGTGGATCCAGCAGCGCTCCGGCATCAAGGAGCGCCGCATCGCGGGCCCCGACGAGACGGTCCAGTCGATGTCGGTGGCGGCCTCCCGGGTCGCGCTGGAGCGGGCCGGCATCGACGCGCGCCAGATCGACTGCGTCGTCGTGGCGACCGTGAGCCACATGATGCAGACCCCGGCCATCGCCACCGCGATCGCCCACGAGCTCGGCACCGAGCACGCGGCGGCGTTCGACATCTCGGCCGCCTGCGCCGGCTTCTGCCACGCCGTCGGTATGGCCAACGACTTCGTCCGGGGCGGGAGCGCCCGCCACGTGCTGGTCATCGGCGTCGAGCGGCTCTCCGACATCACCGACTTCACCGACCGCGGCACCGCGTTCATCTTCGCCGACGGCGCCGGCGCGGTCGTGATCGGGCCCAGCGAGACCCCGGGAATCGGACCGGTCGTCTGGGGCTCCCAGGGCGAGCACTTCGACCACATCCGGCAGGTCGAGGACTGGCGCGACGTGATCGCCAGCGACTCCCCGGTCATGCCGCACCTCACGATGCAGGGCAACGCCGTCTTCCGCTGGGCGGCGTTCTCCATGGCCAAGGTGGGCCAGGAGGCCCTCGACCGGGCGGGGATCGCCCCCGAGGACCTGGACTGCTTCGTGCCCCATCAGGCCAACATGCGCATCATCGACGCGCTGGCCCGCTCCATGAAGCTCCCCGACAGCGTCGAGATCGCCCGCGACATCGCCGAGATGGGCAACACCTCGGCCGCCTCCGTCCCGCTCGCCCTCGAGCGGATGATCGCCGACGGCCAGGCGAAGTCGGGCGACACCGCCCTGCTCATCGCCTTCGGCGCCGGCCTGGCCTACGCGGCCCAGGTCGTCGTCGTCCCCTGA
- a CDS encoding acyl carrier protein, translated as MATTEEIRSDLAEIVNEVAGIDADDVQLDKSFTDDLDVDSLSMVEVVVAAEEKFGVSIPDDEVKNLKTVGDAVAFIERAQA; from the coding sequence ATGGCAACCACTGAAGAGATCCGCTCCGACCTGGCCGAGATCGTCAACGAGGTCGCCGGCATCGACGCCGACGACGTCCAGCTGGACAAGTCCTTCACGGACGACCTCGACGTCGACTCGCTGTCCATGGTCGAGGTGGTGGTGGCCGCCGAGGAGAAGTTCGGTGTCTCGATCCCCGACGACGAGGTCAAGAACCTCAAGACCGTCGGCGACGCCGTCGCCTTCATCGAGCGCGCCCAGGCCTGA
- the fabF gene encoding beta-ketoacyl-ACP synthase II yields MSNRIRVVVTGLGTTSPVGGDVESTWEALVAGRSGVRELTDDWAAEMPVRIAGRVAVEPTEVLERVKARRLDRSSQLAMVAAMEAWRHAGLEGSVQDGSVDGDRVGVAMASGIGGVNTLLANYDILKEKGPRRVSPLAVPMLMPNAPAANISLYVGARAAVNTPVSACASGNEGIALALDQIRLGRADIVVAGGTEAAIHPLPMAAFANMMALSKNPGDPTTVSRPWDTGRDGFVLGEGAGVLVLESEEHARARGATIYAEVLGAGITADSHDIAQPDPEGRGGSRAILRALAEAEISPSDIFHVNAHATSTPLGDIAEGLMLHATLGDHVDNVVVTSTKSMTGHLLGGAGALESIATVLALHHRVVPPTINLDNLDPQVELDIATKPRDLPVGDIAALNNSFGFGGANVAVAFGSA; encoded by the coding sequence ATGAGCAACCGCATCCGAGTCGTAGTCACCGGTCTGGGCACCACCAGCCCCGTCGGCGGTGACGTCGAGAGCACGTGGGAGGCCCTGGTCGCCGGGCGTTCCGGAGTCCGTGAGCTGACCGACGACTGGGCTGCGGAGATGCCGGTCCGGATCGCCGGCCGCGTGGCCGTCGAGCCGACCGAGGTCCTGGAGCGCGTCAAGGCGCGCCGCCTGGACCGCTCGTCCCAGCTGGCGATGGTCGCCGCCATGGAGGCCTGGCGTCATGCCGGCCTCGAGGGCTCCGTCCAGGACGGGAGCGTCGACGGCGACCGCGTCGGCGTGGCGATGGCCTCCGGCATCGGCGGCGTCAACACGCTGCTGGCCAACTACGACATCCTGAAGGAGAAGGGGCCCCGCCGGGTCTCCCCCCTCGCGGTGCCGATGCTGATGCCCAACGCCCCGGCGGCCAACATCAGCCTGTACGTCGGAGCGCGGGCGGCGGTCAACACGCCGGTCTCCGCCTGCGCCTCCGGCAACGAGGGCATCGCCCTCGCGCTGGACCAGATCCGACTGGGCCGCGCCGACATCGTCGTCGCCGGCGGCACCGAGGCCGCGATCCACCCGCTGCCGATGGCCGCCTTCGCCAACATGATGGCGCTGTCCAAGAACCCCGGGGACCCCACCACGGTCTCGCGGCCGTGGGACACCGGCCGCGACGGCTTCGTGCTCGGCGAGGGCGCCGGCGTCCTCGTGCTGGAGTCCGAGGAGCACGCCCGTGCCCGCGGTGCCACGATCTACGCCGAGGTCCTGGGGGCCGGCATCACCGCCGACTCCCACGACATCGCCCAGCCGGACCCCGAGGGGCGCGGCGGCTCGCGGGCGATCCTGCGCGCGCTGGCCGAGGCCGAGATCTCCCCCAGCGACATCTTCCACGTCAACGCGCACGCGACGTCGACGCCGCTGGGCGACATCGCCGAGGGCCTGATGCTGCACGCCACGCTCGGCGACCACGTCGACAACGTCGTCGTCACCAGCACCAAGTCGATGACCGGACACCTGCTCGGCGGCGCCGGCGCGCTGGAGTCGATCGCGACCGTGCTCGCGCTGCACCACCGCGTCGTACCTCCGACCATCAACCTGGACAACCTCGACCCCCAGGTGGAGCTCGACATCGCCACCAAGCCGCGCGACCTGCCGGTGGGCGACATCGCCGCGCTGAACAACTCCTTCGGCTTCGGCGGCGCCAACGTGGCCGTCGCCTTCGGCAGCGCCTGA
- a CDS encoding acyl-CoA carboxylase subunit beta — translation MSAPTAERVPKPAKLPRDEDPRNPVTRLKALMDEGTLELITPDDDSGMVAAIGLVDGTRVVAFCSDATVMGGAMGDVGCRVVVDAYHRAMTDKLPIIGLWHSGGARLAEGVLSLHAVGRIFHVMTQASGKIPQISVVLGPAAGGAAYGPALTDVVILGPEGRIFVTGPDVVRSVTGEAVDMLRLGGPEPHGRRSGVVHILADTEQDALDRARDVASLLGSQGSLRVEDVEDRDLESMLPESKKRAYDVHPLVESVLDEGTAQELHARWAPNIVTSLGRFGGRTVGVVANNPLRLGGCLDSLSAEKASRFVRMCDAFGVPLIVLVDVPGYLPGVGQEWDGVVRRGAKLLHAFGECVVPRVTLVTRKTYGGAYIAMNARSLGATKVFAWPGAEVAVMGAVAAVRILHRRKLAEVSADIRPQVEAELAAEHERIAGGVDKAVEIGVVDEVVTPDRTRSAIARAIDDAVQTHGVLHGQHGNIPL, via the coding sequence ATGAGCGCCCCCACGGCCGAGCGGGTCCCGAAGCCGGCCAAGCTCCCCCGCGACGAGGACCCCCGCAACCCGGTCACCCGCCTGAAGGCGCTGATGGACGAGGGCACTCTCGAGCTGATCACCCCTGACGACGACTCGGGCATGGTCGCGGCCATCGGCCTGGTCGACGGCACCCGCGTCGTGGCCTTCTGCTCCGACGCGACGGTCATGGGCGGCGCCATGGGCGACGTCGGCTGCCGCGTCGTGGTGGACGCCTACCACCGCGCCATGACCGACAAGCTGCCGATCATCGGGCTGTGGCACTCCGGTGGGGCCCGCCTCGCCGAGGGCGTCCTCTCCCTGCACGCCGTGGGCCGGATCTTCCACGTGATGACGCAGGCCTCGGGCAAGATCCCGCAGATCTCGGTGGTGCTCGGCCCCGCCGCCGGAGGCGCCGCCTACGGGCCGGCGCTGACCGACGTCGTGATCCTCGGCCCCGAGGGCCGGATCTTCGTGACCGGACCCGACGTGGTCCGCTCGGTCACCGGGGAGGCCGTGGACATGCTGCGGCTCGGTGGCCCCGAGCCCCACGGGCGCCGCTCAGGAGTGGTCCACATCCTCGCCGACACCGAGCAGGACGCCCTTGACCGCGCCCGCGACGTCGCCTCGCTGCTGGGATCCCAGGGCAGCCTGCGCGTGGAGGACGTCGAGGACCGTGACCTCGAGTCCATGCTCCCGGAGTCGAAGAAGCGCGCCTACGACGTGCACCCGCTCGTGGAGTCGGTGCTCGACGAGGGCACGGCCCAGGAGCTGCACGCGCGCTGGGCGCCCAACATCGTCACCTCACTCGGCCGCTTCGGCGGCCGCACGGTCGGCGTCGTCGCCAACAACCCCCTGCGCCTCGGCGGCTGCCTCGACTCGCTGTCGGCGGAGAAGGCCTCCCGGTTCGTGCGCATGTGCGACGCGTTCGGCGTCCCGCTGATCGTGCTCGTGGACGTCCCCGGCTACCTGCCCGGCGTCGGGCAGGAGTGGGACGGCGTCGTACGCCGCGGCGCCAAGCTGCTCCACGCCTTCGGCGAGTGCGTGGTCCCCCGCGTCACCCTGGTGACCCGCAAGACCTACGGCGGCGCCTACATCGCGATGAACGCCCGCTCGCTCGGCGCCACCAAGGTGTTCGCCTGGCCGGGCGCCGAGGTCGCGGTCATGGGCGCCGTCGCGGCGGTGCGGATCCTGCACCGGCGCAAGCTGGCGGAGGTCTCCGCCGACATCCGCCCGCAGGTCGAGGCCGAGCTGGCCGCCGAGCACGAGCGCATCGCGGGCGGCGTCGACAAGGCCGTCGAGATCGGCGTCGTGGACGAGGTCGTCACGCCCGACCGCACCCGGTCGGCCATCGCCCGCGCCATCGACGACGCGGTTCAGACCCACGGCGTGCTGCACGGCCAACACGGCAACATCCCGCTCTGA
- a CDS encoding GNAT family N-acetyltransferase encodes MLDDAAVIPTGLRHERFVMTPLTADTAAVDYACYMASPDVIRTHSDGRWPGQGFSFSDDLELVAQHEDDHKRRHAFTYVILTPSGTEALGCLYMNPLREYLIRAEAPGHLVDQTPLDTAMVTFWLRQDQQDTGLAEVVVKAVNDWILDEWPLAGHLFRVLPGERSSCVALDRLGLQRVRLDLSGDERPYIWYRRSA; translated from the coding sequence ATGCTCGACGACGCGGCAGTGATTCCCACGGGGCTGCGGCATGAGCGCTTCGTCATGACCCCGCTCACCGCGGACACTGCCGCTGTGGACTACGCGTGCTACATGGCGAGCCCCGACGTTATTCGAACGCACAGCGATGGTCGCTGGCCTGGACAAGGGTTCTCCTTCTCGGATGACCTTGAACTCGTCGCGCAGCACGAAGACGACCACAAGCGCCGCCACGCGTTCACGTACGTGATCCTCACTCCGTCGGGGACCGAGGCGCTCGGCTGCCTGTACATGAATCCGCTTCGCGAGTACCTCATACGCGCAGAGGCACCAGGCCACCTCGTCGACCAAACTCCGCTCGACACCGCCATGGTGACTTTCTGGCTACGACAGGATCAGCAGGACACCGGCTTGGCTGAGGTCGTAGTCAAGGCTGTGAACGACTGGATCCTCGACGAGTGGCCACTGGCTGGGCATCTCTTTCGCGTACTACCGGGAGAGCGGTCCTCCTGCGTCGCTCTGGACCGATTGGGTCTGCAGAGAGTTCGCCTCGATCTTTCCGGCGACGAGCGGCCCTACATCTGGTACCGACGGTCGGCATAG
- a CDS encoding DUF3145 domain-containing protein: protein MTTRTATHAATRGVLYVHSAPSALCPHIEWAVGGVLGVAVNMVWTPQPAQAGAYRAELSWAGSVGSAAQMASALRGWNHLRFEVTEEPTSATEGTRFSYTPELGVFHAVTGLHGDIMIPEDRLKAAVVKAALGDTTLLVEIDRLLGKPWDDELETFRHAGDGAPVRWLHQVV from the coding sequence GTGACCACACGCACTGCCACCCACGCGGCGACGAGGGGCGTTCTCTACGTCCACTCAGCGCCTTCCGCGCTGTGCCCCCACATCGAGTGGGCGGTCGGGGGCGTACTTGGCGTTGCCGTGAACATGGTCTGGACCCCCCAGCCCGCGCAGGCCGGCGCCTACCGCGCTGAGCTGTCCTGGGCCGGGTCCGTCGGTTCGGCTGCGCAGATGGCCTCCGCCCTGCGCGGCTGGAACCACCTGCGCTTCGAGGTCACCGAGGAGCCCACCTCGGCCACCGAGGGCACCCGCTTCTCCTACACCCCCGAGCTCGGCGTCTTCCACGCCGTGACCGGTCTGCACGGGGACATCATGATCCCCGAGGACCGGCTCAAGGCCGCGGTCGTCAAGGCCGCGCTCGGCGACACCACGCTCCTGGTCGAGATCGACCGCCTGCTCGGCAAGCCGTGGGACGACGAGCTGGAGACCTTCCGCCACGCCGGCGACGGCGCGCCTGTGCGGTGGTTGCACCAGGTGGTCTGA
- a CDS encoding tetratricopeptide repeat protein — protein sequence MAEDRRGQRPARSTGGARPTTGRGGKPASGKPASGGRGASGDRRTGGKPAGGRQGSGQGRPARSGDFKRPRDDQAPRTQEQSLYDGPDLPAEITGDELDRAIGAQLKGLPEKLANRIARHMVAAGRVIDEDPETAYQHTLAARARAPRLAVVREAAGEAAYAAGRYAEALAELRAAKRMNGATAYLPIMADCHRALGNPEQALKLAKSPSVANFAPEAKAEMTIVEAGARRDMGQLDAALRTLELAPLTSKSRAPWVTRLRYAYADTLEAAGRDTDALTWFHRTHAVDSDEMTDAAERAEALEKKLGV from the coding sequence GTGGCTGAGGATCGTCGAGGCCAACGGCCCGCTCGCAGCACCGGGGGCGCTCGCCCCACTACCGGCCGGGGCGGCAAGCCCGCCTCCGGCAAGCCCGCCTCCGGAGGCCGCGGCGCCTCCGGAGACCGCCGTACCGGGGGCAAGCCCGCCGGCGGACGGCAAGGCTCCGGTCAGGGCCGCCCCGCGCGGTCGGGAGACTTCAAGCGTCCGAGGGACGACCAGGCGCCGCGTACCCAGGAGCAGTCGCTCTACGACGGACCCGACCTGCCCGCCGAGATCACCGGTGACGAGCTGGACCGGGCGATCGGTGCCCAGCTCAAGGGCCTGCCCGAGAAGCTGGCCAACCGGATCGCGCGTCACATGGTCGCCGCGGGCCGGGTCATCGACGAGGACCCGGAGACCGCCTACCAGCACACGCTGGCGGCCCGTGCCCGCGCGCCTCGGCTCGCGGTCGTGCGCGAGGCGGCAGGCGAGGCCGCCTACGCCGCCGGTCGCTACGCCGAGGCCCTGGCCGAGCTGCGCGCGGCCAAGCGCATGAACGGTGCCACGGCGTACCTGCCCATCATGGCCGACTGCCACCGCGCGCTCGGTAACCCGGAGCAGGCGCTCAAGCTCGCCAAGAGCCCCTCGGTGGCCAACTTCGCGCCGGAGGCCAAGGCGGAGATGACGATCGTGGAGGCCGGGGCTCGTCGCGACATGGGCCAGCTCGATGCCGCGTTGCGCACGCTGGAGCTCGCGCCGCTGACCTCGAAGAGCCGAGCACCCTGGGTGACCCGCCTGCGCTACGCCTACGCCGACACGCTCGAGGCCGCCGGGCGCGACACCGACGCCCTGACGTGGTTCCACCGCACGCACGCGGTCGACTCCGATGAGATGACGGATGCGGCGGAGCGTGCCGAGGCCCTCGAGAAGAAGCTCGGCGTCTGA